Proteins encoded by one window of Tubulanus polymorphus chromosome 7, tnTubPoly1.2, whole genome shotgun sequence:
- the LOC141908594 gene encoding high affinity cationic amino acid transporter 1-like has product MAVTEALKSFWKGITRTKQLDTSHIQETELKRCLGVVELTCLGIGSTLGSGVYVLTGQVAKEQAGPAVVLSFLIAAVASLLAGLCYAEFAARVPKAGSAYVYCYVSMGELWAFVIGWNMILENMIGAASVGKAWSQYFDTLLNDTVANYVKHHLPPMNAPGLSEYPDFVALALLVISTIIVAVGVKMSSLFNFICTFINVIVIGCIICIGLFHVHGENWTSPPGFFPFGFRGVMSGAATCFYAFVGFDTIATSGEEAKEPSKNIPLAILATLVICFVAYFGVSAVITLMIPYFELSSTAPLPKVFAQTGVFGAEYVIAIGGMCGLVAAMMGSIFPLPRIIYSMAKDGLVFRFLAYVNPTTSTPFIATLVAGFLAALLATLLELQSLIEMMSIGTLMAYTVVAVSVLILRYQPTDVGLNKDVIKTQDEIRSDLGDSSLATDSTAATTQQQQGANGESTGLLRVGDKINVVKYVPSTQTSVFRRLPTGDSQDGPNGQTNGERNKEVVAEEIRERSIDYTDQEDAPIGSTYQRIGSEQSVNSLTSLFHVGDGVDEPTEKSRHRVLLSLAAITVVALALTSLSLYGTQYLQEARWWAILLAVLFIAAVLGIIAYIARQPKNRARLIFKVPFVPVLPLASLIVDLYLMLSLSSATWIRFAVWMFFGFLIYFGYGIWKSDERKPDEMEVVLYDVSDNDGIMNEKHKK; this is encoded by the exons ATGGCGGTGACcgaagcgctcaaatcgttcTGGAAAGGTATAACTCGTACGAAACAATTGGACACCAGTCACATTCAAGAAACCGAACTCAAGCGATGTCTAGGGGTCGTTGAACTTACGTGCTTAG GTATTGGCAGTACTCTAGGATCAGGTGTTTACGTGCTTACTGGTCAGGTGGCCAAAGAACAAGCTGGTCCAGCAGTCGTGCTATCATTCCTCATTGCTGCTGTCGCCTCGCTTCTCGCTG GTCTGTGCTATGCGGAATTCGCGGCTAGGGTACCGAAGGCTGGCTCGGCGTACGTATACTGTTACGTCAGCATGGGCGAACTGTGGGCGTTCGTGATTGGTTGGAATATGATTCTGGAGAATATGATTGGAGCAGCCTCAGTCGGCAAGGCATGGAGTCAGTATTTCGATACATTACTGAACGACACCGTGGCGAA CTATGTGAAACACCATTTACCACCGATGAATGCTCCTGGATTGTCAGAATATCCGGATTTCGTAGCCTTAGCCCTTCTTGTCATATCAACCATTATCGTAGCTGTAGGAGTCAAG ATGTCATCGCTGTTCAATTTCATCTGTACATTCATCAACGTCATCGTTATCGGGTGCATCATATGTATCGGGCTGTTCCACGTGCACGGTGAAAACTGGACAAGTCCACCGGGATTTTTCCCATTCGGTTTCAGAGGC GTGATGTCCGGTGCTGCTACTTGCTTCTACGCCTTCGTCGGTTTCGACACCATCGCCACCTCCGGAGAAGAGGCGAAGGAGCCGAGCAAAAACATCCCGCTAGCAATATTAGCTACTCTTGTCATCTGTTTCGTCGCATATTTCGGCGTATCGGCCGTCATAACGCTGATGATCCCCTACTTCGAGTTGTCATCAACGGCGCCTTTGCCAAAGGTTTTCGCCCAGACGGGAGTCTTCGGAGCCGAATACGTGATCGCTATCGGCGGTATGTGCGGCTTAGTAGCGGCCATGATGGGTTCAATTTTCCCTCTACCGAGGATTATCTACTCTATGGCTAAAGATGGTTTGGTATTTCGTTTTTTGGCTTACGTGAACCCGACTACGAGTACGCCTTTCATCGCAACGCTCGTAGCTGGTTTTCTGGCGGCTTTGTTGGCTACTCTTCTGGAATTGCAAAGTTTGATCGAGATGATGTCGATAGGCACGCTGATGGCTTACACCGTCGTGGCAGTCAGCGTACTGATCCTGCGCTATCAGCCGACCGATGTCGGCTTGAATAAAGACGTCATCAAGACTCAGGACGAGATCCGCAGCGATCTAGGCGACAGTTCGTTGGCGACCGACTCGACTGCGGCAACGACTCAACAGCAACAAGGAGCAAATGGCGAAAGTACGGGCCTTCTACGAGTCGGGGATAAGATCAACGTGGTTAAATACGTACCCAGCACGCAGACGAGCGTATTCCGACGTTTGCCGACAGGCGATAGCCAAGACGGGCCGAACGGCCAGACGAACGGCGAACGGAACAAAGAGGTCGTGGCCGAAGAGATTCGAGAACGTTCGATCGACTACACCGACCAGGAGGACGCGCCGATCGGATCGACTTACCAGAGAATAGGAAGCGAACAGAGCGTCAACAGTCTGACGAGTTTATTCCACGTCGGAGACGGGGTAGACGAGCCGACGGAAAAATCCAGACACCGTGTGTTACTTAGTTTAGCAGCTATAACTGTCGTCGCTTTGGCGCTGACGTCCCTGTCTCTATACGGAACGCAGTATTTACAGGAAGCGAGGTGGTGGGCTATTTTACTGGCCGTACTCTTCATAGCCGCCGTGCTCGGCATAATCGCCTATATCGCTAGGCAGCCGAAGAATAGAGCCCGCTTGATATTCAAAGTTCCCTTCGTACCAGTTCTGCCCCTGGCGTCGCTGATCGTCGATCTCTACTTGATGTTATCTTTATCCAGCGCAACTTGGATACGATTCGCCGTGTGGATGTTTTTCG GTTTCCTGATTTACTTCGGCTACGGAATCTGGAAGAGCGACGAACGAAAACCCGACGAAATGGAAGTCGTTTTGTACGACGTGTCGGACAATGATGGAATTATGAacgaaaaacataaaaaatga